Proteins from a genomic interval of Kitasatospora kifunensis:
- a CDS encoding ABC transporter ATP-binding protein, whose translation MAGQAAEKSMDFKGSSRRMLGLLRPERASLIGLMLLGTLSVGCAVIGPKVLGHATDLIVAGVMGHVFRTPQALEGAIHAGGKQADLLRSLHFTPGQGIDFGAIGTVLLWVLLIYVGSSVFGVLQGRLVARAINRSVNRLRGQVDAKLSRLPLSYFDKQPRGEVLSRVTNDIDNVGQSMQQTMSQVINSLLTIVGVLAMMFWISWLLALIALISVPLSVVVATRVGKRAQPQFVAQWRTTGKLNAHIEEMYTGHALVKVFGRQQEAAETFRQENEELFASSFKAQFISGIIQPAMMFIGNINYVLVAVVGGLRVASGALSIGDVQAFIQYSRQFSQPLTQVASMANLVQSGVASAERVFELLDADEQSAEPQQPERPAELRGLVAFEDVAFRYTADKPLIDDLSLKVEPGQTVAIVGPTGAGKTTLVNLLMRFYEVSGGRITLDGVDIAAMSREELRSGIGMVLQDTWLFGGSIADNIAYGSTGATREQVIEAAKAAHVDRFVRTLPEGYETVIDDEGTNVSAGEKQLITIARAFLAQPSILVLDEATSSVDTRTEVLIQRAMARLRSGRTSFVIAHRLSTIRDADVILVMENGAIVEQGTHDELIAVEGAYARLYQAQFAQAVAETD comes from the coding sequence ATGGCCGGTCAGGCCGCCGAGAAGTCGATGGACTTCAAGGGCTCCAGCCGCCGGATGCTCGGTCTGCTGCGCCCGGAACGGGCCTCGCTCATCGGTCTGATGCTGCTCGGCACGCTCAGCGTGGGCTGCGCGGTGATCGGGCCCAAGGTGCTCGGCCACGCCACCGACCTGATCGTGGCCGGCGTGATGGGGCACGTCTTCCGCACGCCCCAGGCGCTGGAGGGCGCCATCCACGCCGGCGGCAAGCAAGCCGATCTGCTGCGCTCGCTGCACTTCACGCCCGGCCAGGGCATCGACTTCGGCGCCATCGGCACCGTGCTGCTCTGGGTGCTGCTGATCTACGTGGGCTCCTCCGTCTTCGGCGTGCTGCAGGGCCGGCTGGTCGCGCGCGCGATCAACCGCTCGGTCAACCGGCTGCGCGGCCAGGTCGACGCCAAGCTCAGCCGGCTGCCGCTGAGTTACTTCGACAAGCAGCCGCGCGGCGAGGTGCTCAGCCGGGTCACCAACGACATCGACAACGTCGGCCAGTCGATGCAGCAGACCATGAGCCAGGTGATCAACTCGCTGCTCACCATCGTCGGTGTGCTGGCGATGATGTTCTGGATCTCCTGGCTGCTCGCGCTGATCGCCCTGATCTCGGTGCCGCTGTCGGTCGTGGTCGCCACCCGGGTCGGCAAGCGGGCCCAACCGCAGTTCGTCGCGCAGTGGAGGACCACCGGCAAGCTGAACGCGCACATCGAGGAGATGTACACCGGCCACGCCCTGGTGAAGGTCTTCGGTCGCCAGCAGGAGGCGGCCGAAACCTTCCGGCAGGAGAACGAGGAGCTCTTCGCCTCCAGCTTCAAGGCGCAGTTCATCTCCGGCATCATCCAGCCCGCGATGATGTTCATCGGCAACATCAACTACGTGCTGGTGGCCGTGGTCGGCGGCCTGCGGGTGGCCAGCGGTGCGCTGTCCATCGGTGACGTGCAGGCCTTCATCCAGTACTCCCGCCAGTTCAGCCAGCCGCTGACCCAGGTGGCCAGCATGGCCAACCTGGTGCAGTCCGGGGTCGCCTCGGCCGAGCGGGTCTTCGAACTGCTGGACGCGGACGAGCAGTCCGCCGAGCCGCAGCAGCCCGAGCGGCCCGCCGAGCTGCGCGGTCTGGTCGCCTTCGAGGACGTGGCCTTCCGCTACACCGCCGACAAGCCGCTGATCGATGACCTCTCGCTCAAGGTGGAGCCCGGCCAGACGGTGGCCATCGTGGGCCCCACCGGGGCCGGCAAGACCACCCTGGTCAACCTGCTGATGCGGTTCTACGAGGTCAGCGGCGGGCGGATCACACTGGACGGCGTCGACATCGCGGCGATGTCCCGCGAGGAACTGCGCTCCGGGATCGGCATGGTGCTCCAGGACACCTGGCTGTTCGGCGGCTCGATCGCCGACAACATCGCCTACGGGTCCACCGGCGCCACCCGCGAGCAGGTGATCGAGGCCGCCAAGGCGGCCCACGTCGACCGCTTCGTGCGCACCCTGCCCGAGGGCTACGAGACGGTCATCGACGACGAGGGCACCAACGTCAGCGCCGGCGAGAAGCAGCTCATCACGATCGCCCGAGCCTTCCTCGCCCAGCCCAGCATCCTGGTCCTGGACGAGGCCACCAGCTCGGTCGACACCCGCACCGAGGTGCTGATCCAGCGGGCCATGGCCCGGCTGCGCAGCGGCCGCACCAGCTTCGTCATCGCGCACCGCCTGTCCACCATCCGGGACGCGGACGTGATCCTGGTGATGGAGAACGGCGCGATCGTGGAGCAGGGCACGCACGACGAGCTGATCGCCGTCGAAGGCGCCTATGCCCGCCTCTACCAGGCCCAGTTCGCCCAAGCCGTCGCCGAGACGGACTGA
- the rpsT gene encoding 30S ribosomal protein S20: MANIKSQIKRNKTNEKARLRNKAVKSSLKTALRKAREAAAAGDTEKATVLAREASKALDKAVSKGVIHKNQAANKKSAITKQVVATKA, translated from the coding sequence GTGGCGAACATCAAGTCCCAGATCAAGCGCAACAAGACCAACGAGAAGGCGCGCCTGCGCAACAAGGCCGTCAAGTCCTCGCTGAAGACCGCGCTGCGCAAGGCCCGCGAGGCCGCTGCCGCCGGTGACACCGAGAAGGCCACCGTGCTGGCCCGCGAGGCCTCCAAGGCCCTCGACAAGGCCGTGAGCAAGGGCGTCATCCACAAGAACCAGGCCGCCAACAAGAAGTCGGCGATCACCAAGCAGGTTGTCGCCACCAAGGCCTGA
- the leuS gene encoding leucine--tRNA ligase, protein MSETTPAAAAAATEPFRTPTFKYDASLAADIEARWQDSWEKEGTFNAPNPVGPLASPTAGAGEVAAKPHSFIMDMFPYPSGAGLHVGHPLGYIATDVYARFQRMTGHNVLHTLGYDAFGLPAEQHAVATGVHPRVSTEAAIANMRGQLRRLGLGHDSRRSISTIDPEYYRWTQWIFLQIFNSWYDPAANKARPIAELIAAFADGSRPTPDGRAWSELSGLEREELLGEYRLAYSKEVPVNWCPGLGTVLANEEVTADGRSERGNFPVFKSKLRQWMMRITAYGDRLISDLDQLDWPEAIKLQQRNWIGRSEGARVDFPVTAHNGGAQEKAITVFTTRPDTLFGATYMVLAPEHELVDAIVPAAWPAQTHADWKGEAHTPAEAVAAYRAMAAAKSDVERQVDAKVKTGVFTGAYATNPVTGKPVPVFIADYVLMGYGTGAIMAVPAHDHRDFAFARAFSLPMTCVVEPTDGRGTDPAEWDDAFDTYDSVIVNSAGADLSLDGLRVVDAKAAVTAWLTERGIGEGTVNFRLRDWLFSRQRYWGEPFPIVYDEDGVMHALPESMLPVEVPEVDDYSPHTYDPNDATSTPKTPLSRNEAWVSVELDLGEGVRTYRRETNTMPNWAGSCWYELRYVDPVNSERLVDPANEAYWVGPTEQKPAGGVDLYVGGAEHAVLHLLYARFWHKVLHDLGHVSSVEPFHKLFNQGMITADVYRDERGFPVPAVEVEERDGGYFWQGEAVTREAGKMGKSLKNAVAPDTICEEYGADTLRLYEMSMGPLDVSRPWDPRAVIGSYRFLQRLWRNVVSEETGELVVTEEPADEPTLRALHKAIDGIRGDLSGLRFNTAVAKAIELNNHLVKRGSTPREVAEQLVLMVAPLAPHIAEELWRKLGHNDSLAFADFPVADPVYVVDEAVTCVVQIKGKVKARLEVPPTISDAELEALALADPAVVAAIGDAPVRKVIARAPKLVNIVTG, encoded by the coding sequence ATGAGCGAGACGACCCCCGCCGCCGCTGCGGCGGCCACCGAGCCGTTCCGAACCCCGACGTTCAAGTACGACGCGAGCCTGGCCGCCGACATCGAGGCCCGCTGGCAGGACAGCTGGGAGAAGGAGGGGACGTTCAACGCCCCCAACCCGGTGGGCCCGCTGGCCTCCCCGACCGCCGGTGCCGGCGAGGTCGCCGCCAAGCCGCACAGCTTCATCATGGACATGTTCCCGTACCCCTCCGGCGCGGGCCTGCACGTCGGCCACCCGCTGGGGTACATCGCCACCGACGTCTACGCCCGCTTCCAGCGAATGACCGGCCACAATGTGCTGCACACGCTGGGCTACGACGCCTTCGGCCTGCCCGCCGAGCAGCACGCGGTGGCCACCGGCGTGCACCCCCGGGTCTCCACCGAGGCGGCCATCGCCAACATGCGCGGCCAGCTGCGCCGCCTGGGCCTGGGCCACGACTCGCGTCGCTCGATCTCCACCATCGACCCGGAGTACTACCGCTGGACCCAGTGGATCTTCCTGCAGATCTTCAACTCCTGGTACGACCCGGCCGCGAACAAGGCCCGCCCGATCGCCGAGCTGATCGCCGCCTTCGCCGACGGCTCGCGCCCGACCCCGGACGGCCGCGCCTGGTCCGAGCTGTCCGGCCTGGAGCGCGAGGAGCTGCTGGGCGAGTACCGCCTGGCGTACAGCAAGGAGGTGCCCGTCAACTGGTGCCCCGGCCTGGGCACCGTGCTGGCCAACGAGGAGGTCACCGCCGACGGCCGCTCCGAGCGCGGCAACTTCCCGGTCTTCAAGTCCAAGCTGCGCCAGTGGATGATGCGGATCACCGCCTACGGCGACCGCCTGATCTCCGACCTGGACCAGCTGGACTGGCCCGAGGCGATCAAGCTGCAGCAGCGCAACTGGATCGGCCGCTCCGAGGGCGCCCGGGTGGACTTCCCGGTCACGGCGCACAACGGGGGCGCGCAGGAGAAGGCGATCACCGTCTTCACCACCCGCCCCGACACCCTGTTCGGCGCCACCTACATGGTGCTGGCGCCCGAGCACGAGCTGGTCGACGCGATCGTCCCGGCCGCCTGGCCGGCCCAGACGCACGCCGACTGGAAGGGCGAGGCGCACACCCCCGCCGAGGCCGTCGCCGCCTACCGGGCCATGGCCGCCGCCAAGTCGGACGTCGAGCGGCAGGTCGACGCCAAGGTCAAGACCGGTGTCTTCACCGGCGCTTACGCGACCAACCCGGTCACCGGCAAGCCGGTTCCGGTCTTCATCGCCGACTACGTGCTGATGGGCTACGGCACCGGCGCGATCATGGCCGTGCCCGCTCACGACCACCGCGACTTCGCCTTCGCGCGCGCCTTCTCGCTGCCGATGACCTGCGTGGTCGAGCCGACCGACGGGCGCGGCACCGACCCGGCCGAGTGGGACGACGCCTTCGACACCTATGACTCGGTGATCGTCAACTCGGCGGGCGCGGACCTGTCGCTGGACGGCCTGCGGGTGGTCGACGCCAAGGCCGCCGTGACCGCCTGGCTGACCGAGCGCGGGATCGGCGAGGGCACCGTCAACTTCCGCCTGCGCGACTGGCTGTTCAGCCGCCAGCGGTACTGGGGCGAGCCGTTCCCGATCGTCTACGACGAGGACGGCGTGATGCACGCGCTGCCCGAGTCGATGCTGCCGGTCGAGGTCCCCGAGGTGGACGACTACTCGCCGCACACCTACGACCCGAACGACGCCACCAGCACCCCGAAGACCCCGCTGTCGCGCAACGAGGCCTGGGTCAGCGTCGAACTGGACCTGGGCGAGGGCGTGCGGACCTACCGGCGCGAGACCAACACCATGCCCAACTGGGCCGGTTCCTGCTGGTACGAGCTGCGCTACGTGGACCCGGTCAACAGCGAGCGGCTGGTGGACCCGGCCAACGAGGCGTACTGGGTGGGCCCGACCGAGCAGAAGCCGGCCGGCGGCGTCGACCTGTACGTCGGCGGTGCCGAGCACGCCGTGCTGCACCTGCTGTACGCCCGCTTCTGGCACAAGGTGCTGCACGACCTGGGGCACGTCTCCTCCGTCGAGCCGTTCCACAAGCTGTTCAACCAGGGCATGATCACCGCCGACGTGTACCGCGACGAGCGTGGCTTCCCGGTGCCCGCGGTCGAGGTCGAGGAGCGCGACGGCGGCTACTTCTGGCAGGGCGAGGCGGTCACCCGCGAGGCCGGCAAGATGGGCAAGTCGCTGAAGAACGCGGTCGCGCCCGACACCATCTGCGAGGAGTACGGCGCGGACACGCTGCGCCTGTACGAGATGTCGATGGGCCCGCTGGACGTCTCCCGCCCCTGGGACCCGCGCGCGGTGATCGGCTCGTACCGCTTCCTGCAGCGGCTGTGGCGCAATGTGGTCTCCGAGGAGACCGGCGAGCTGGTGGTCACCGAGGAGCCGGCCGACGAGCCGACCCTGCGGGCGCTGCACAAGGCGATCGACGGGATCCGCGGCGACCTGTCCGGGCTGCGCTTCAACACGGCCGTGGCCAAGGCGATCGAGCTGAACAACCACCTGGTCAAGCGCGGCTCCACGCCGCGCGAGGTGGCCGAGCAGCTGGTGCTGATGGTCGCCCCGCTGGCCCCGCACATCGCCGAGGAGCTGTGGCGCAAGCTGGGCCACAACGACTCGCTGGCCTTCGCCGACTTCCCGGTCGCCGACCCGGTGTACGTGGTGGACGAGGCGGTGACCTGCGTGGTCCAGATCAAGGGCAAGGTCAAGGCCCGCCTGGAGGTGCCGCCGACCATCTCGGACGCCGAGCTGGAGGCGCTGGCGCTGGCCGACCCCGCGGTGGTCGCCGCGATCGGGGACGCGCCGGTGCGCAAGGTGATCGCGCGGGCGCCGAAGCTGGTGAACATCGTCACGGGCTGA
- the holA gene encoding DNA polymerase III subunit delta, protein MARKSAPDDLLAPLTLAVGQEELLLDRAVAQVVAAAKAADPDTDVRDLAPGALQPGSLAELTTPSLFAERKVIVVRAAQDLAADSVKEVKAYLDAPADEVIMILVHAGGAKGKGLLDAARKAGAREVACAKLTKAGERIAFVRGEFRTLGRSASPEACQALLDSLGGDLRELAAACSQLTADVEGTIDERVVARYYSGRAEATGFEVADLAVTGRAADALERLRWALAVGQPPTGITYALASGVRSIGRLATADRSMRPADLARELGMPPWKVERVRQQMRGWTGDGVALALTAIAQADAAVKGGSDDPAYALERAVVTVARAARAGARPY, encoded by the coding sequence ATGGCCAGGAAGAGTGCACCCGATGACCTGCTCGCCCCGCTGACCCTCGCGGTCGGTCAGGAGGAGCTGCTGCTCGACCGTGCGGTCGCCCAGGTGGTGGCCGCGGCGAAGGCGGCCGATCCGGATACGGACGTGCGCGACCTTGCCCCCGGTGCGCTGCAGCCCGGGAGCCTGGCCGAGCTCACCACGCCCTCGCTGTTCGCCGAGCGCAAGGTGATCGTGGTCCGGGCCGCCCAGGACCTCGCCGCCGACTCGGTCAAGGAGGTCAAGGCCTACCTCGACGCGCCGGCCGATGAAGTGATCATGATCCTGGTGCACGCCGGTGGAGCCAAGGGCAAGGGATTGCTGGACGCGGCCCGCAAGGCCGGCGCCCGCGAGGTGGCCTGCGCCAAGTTGACCAAGGCGGGCGAGCGGATCGCCTTCGTCCGAGGCGAGTTCCGCACCCTCGGCCGCTCGGCCAGCCCGGAGGCATGCCAGGCGCTGCTGGACTCGCTCGGCGGGGACCTGCGCGAGCTGGCCGCGGCCTGCAGCCAGCTCACCGCCGACGTCGAGGGCACCATCGACGAGCGGGTGGTGGCCCGCTACTACAGTGGCCGTGCCGAGGCCACCGGTTTCGAGGTCGCCGACCTCGCCGTGACCGGCCGCGCCGCCGACGCGCTGGAGCGGTTGCGCTGGGCGCTGGCCGTGGGCCAGCCGCCCACCGGGATCACTTATGCGCTGGCCTCCGGCGTCCGCAGCATCGGTCGACTCGCCACTGCGGACCGCTCGATGCGCCCGGCTGACCTGGCCCGTGAGTTGGGGATGCCGCCGTGGAAGGTGGAGCGGGTCCGCCAGCAGATGCGCGGCTGGACCGGCGACGGGGTGGCCCTCGCGCTGACCGCGATCGCGCAGGCCGACGCCGCCGTCAAGGGCGGCTCGGACGATCCCGCGTACGCCCTGGAGCGCGCGGTGGTCACCGTGGCCCGGGCCGCCCGCGCCGGCGCCCGCCCGTACTGA
- the lepA gene encoding translation elongation factor 4, whose amino-acid sequence MPATPTNVPEPSRTDPALIRNFCIIAHIDHGKSTLADRMLQITGVVDPRQMRAQYLDRMDIERERGITIKSQAVRLPWAPRTGVDEGKTHILNMIDTPGHVDFTYEVSRSLAACEGTILVVDAAQGIEAQTLANLYLALENDLTIIPVLNKIDLPAAQPEKYAAELAHIIGCDPADVLKVSAKTGLGVDDLLDHVVAKIPAPVGVKDAPARAMIFDSVYDSYRGVVTYVRVVDGELTKRERIAMMSTGATHELLEIGVISPEPKVANGLGVGEVGYIITGVKDVRQSKVGDTITSMHKGATEPLGGYKDPRPMVFSGLYPLDGSDYPLLRDALDKLRLNDAALVYEPETSVALGFGYRCGFLGLLHLEIIRERLEREFNLDLISTAPNVIYRVTMEDGSEHTVTNPSEFPTGKIAEVFEPVVRGTILAPNEFVGAIMELCQARRGNLQGMDYLSEDRVELRYTLPLAEIVFDFFDQLKSKTRGYGSFDYEPIGEQSANLVKVDILLHGDAVDAFSAIVHKDKAYNYGVMMAGKLQKLIPRQQFEVPIQAAIGSRVIARETVRAIRKDVLAKCYGGDISRKRKLLEKQKEGKKRMKMVGRVEVPQEAFIAALSTDSDGPKDAKK is encoded by the coding sequence GTGCCCGCGACCCCTACGAACGTGCCAGAGCCCAGCCGTACCGACCCGGCGCTGATCCGCAACTTCTGCATCATCGCCCACATCGACCACGGCAAGTCGACGCTCGCCGACCGGATGCTGCAGATCACCGGCGTGGTCGACCCGCGTCAGATGCGTGCCCAGTACCTCGACCGGATGGACATCGAGCGCGAGCGCGGCATCACCATCAAGTCGCAGGCGGTGCGCCTTCCCTGGGCCCCGCGGACCGGGGTGGACGAGGGCAAGACCCACATCCTCAACATGATCGACACCCCCGGGCACGTGGACTTCACCTATGAGGTGTCCCGTTCCCTGGCGGCCTGCGAGGGCACCATCCTGGTGGTGGACGCGGCCCAGGGCATCGAGGCGCAGACCCTGGCCAACCTCTACCTGGCCCTGGAGAACGACCTCACGATCATCCCGGTCCTCAACAAGATCGACCTGCCCGCCGCCCAGCCGGAGAAGTACGCGGCCGAGCTCGCGCACATCATCGGCTGCGACCCGGCGGACGTGCTCAAGGTCAGCGCCAAGACCGGCCTGGGCGTCGACGACCTGCTCGACCACGTGGTCGCGAAGATCCCCGCGCCGGTCGGCGTCAAGGACGCCCCGGCCCGCGCGATGATCTTCGACTCGGTCTACGACTCCTACCGTGGCGTGGTCACCTACGTCCGGGTGGTCGACGGCGAGCTGACCAAGCGCGAGCGGATCGCGATGATGTCCACCGGCGCCACCCACGAGCTGCTGGAGATCGGCGTCATCTCGCCCGAGCCGAAGGTCGCCAACGGCCTGGGCGTCGGCGAGGTGGGCTACATCATCACCGGCGTGAAGGACGTGCGGCAGTCCAAGGTCGGTGACACGATCACCTCGATGCACAAGGGCGCCACCGAGCCGCTGGGCGGCTACAAGGACCCGCGCCCGATGGTCTTCTCCGGCCTCTACCCGCTGGACGGCTCCGACTACCCGCTGCTGCGCGACGCCCTGGACAAGCTCCGCCTGAACGACGCGGCGCTGGTCTATGAGCCGGAGACCTCGGTGGCGCTCGGCTTCGGCTACCGCTGCGGCTTCCTGGGCCTGCTCCACCTGGAGATCATCCGCGAGCGCCTGGAGCGCGAGTTCAACCTGGACCTGATCTCCACCGCCCCGAACGTGATCTACCGGGTGACGATGGAGGACGGCAGCGAGCACACCGTCACCAACCCGAGCGAGTTCCCCACCGGCAAGATCGCCGAGGTGTTCGAGCCGGTGGTGCGCGGCACCATCCTGGCCCCGAACGAGTTCGTCGGCGCGATCATGGAGCTCTGCCAGGCCCGCCGCGGCAACCTGCAGGGCATGGACTACCTCTCCGAGGACCGGGTCGAGCTGCGCTACACGCTGCCGCTGGCCGAGATCGTCTTCGACTTCTTCGACCAGCTGAAGTCCAAGACCCGCGGTTACGGCTCCTTCGACTACGAGCCCATCGGTGAGCAGAGCGCCAACCTGGTCAAGGTCGACATCCTGCTGCACGGTGACGCGGTGGACGCCTTCTCCGCCATCGTGCACAAGGACAAGGCCTACAACTACGGCGTCATGATGGCCGGCAAGCTGCAGAAGCTGATCCCGCGCCAGCAGTTCGAGGTGCCGATCCAGGCCGCGATCGGCTCGCGGGTGATCGCCCGTGAGACGGTCCGCGCGATCCGCAAGGACGTCCTCGCCAAGTGCTACGGCGGTGACATCTCCCGTAAGCGGAAGCTGCTGGAGAAGCAGAAGGAGGGCAAGAAGCGGATGAAGATGGTCGGCCGCGTGGAGGTCCCGCAGGAGGCCTTCATCGCCGCGCTGTCCACCGACTCCGACGGCCCCAAGGACGCCAAGAAGTAG
- a CDS encoding DegV family protein has translation MPADLALVTDSTAYLPQQAVDRHEISVVPLSVAVGEEVLTEGVEIAPKDVAEALRAKQRLTTSRPNPETFAAAYRAAAESGAKAVLSIHLSAELSGTAEAARLAAAQAPIPVEVVDSRLVGMALGYAVLAAAEAREAGLEPAEVAAAAVRRAAETRAFFYVDTLEHLRRGGRIGTARALLGSALAVKPLLHLTGGRIEPLEKVRTASRAIARLEEIAVERAGQGEVDITVHHLAAEERAEPLAQRLRERVPGVREMGVLEVGAVIGAHVGPGLLAVVVAPVLV, from the coding sequence ATGCCCGCTGACCTCGCTCTTGTCACCGATTCCACGGCCTACCTGCCTCAGCAGGCTGTCGATCGGCACGAGATCTCGGTGGTCCCGCTGAGCGTGGCGGTGGGCGAAGAGGTGCTGACCGAGGGCGTCGAGATCGCCCCCAAGGACGTCGCCGAGGCGCTGCGCGCCAAGCAACGCCTGACCACCTCGCGACCCAATCCGGAGACCTTCGCCGCCGCCTACCGCGCGGCCGCCGAGAGCGGTGCCAAGGCGGTGCTGTCGATCCACCTGTCAGCCGAGCTGTCCGGCACGGCCGAGGCGGCCAGGCTGGCCGCCGCCCAGGCGCCGATCCCGGTCGAGGTGGTCGACAGCCGGCTGGTCGGGATGGCGCTGGGTTACGCCGTACTGGCCGCGGCCGAGGCGCGCGAGGCCGGACTGGAGCCGGCCGAGGTCGCCGCGGCAGCCGTCCGCCGGGCCGCGGAGACCCGGGCCTTCTTCTACGTCGACACTCTCGAACACCTGCGCCGCGGTGGCCGGATCGGCACGGCGCGTGCGCTGCTCGGCTCGGCCCTCGCGGTCAAGCCGCTGCTCCATCTCACGGGCGGCCGGATCGAGCCGCTGGAGAAGGTCCGCACGGCGTCGCGGGCGATCGCGCGGCTGGAGGAGATCGCGGTCGAGCGGGCAGGGCAGGGCGAGGTGGACATCACGGTCCACCACCTCGCCGCCGAGGAGCGTGCCGAGCCGTTGGCGCAGCGACTGCGCGAGCGGGTTCCCGGTGTGCGTGAGATGGGGGTGCTGGAGGTCGGGGCGGTGATCGGCGCCCATGTCGGGCCTGGACTGCTCGCGGTGGTGGTTGCGCCGGTGCTTGTCTGA
- a CDS encoding ComEA family DNA-binding protein, whose protein sequence is MKGLHAPITSRRREAAELSRSRLAVLLAPGPPGLGPPGPDSGAFPSTVPETDVPAGAVSVEAVSVDADADADADGDVDAAVGVGSGGAVDADLPDGWPHGYGRWVGRRRSTPGPVPASASASVAPNPAAPLDALAAPSAEHTRNTGRFRLRLPGALHSLLWVDRKAALGLLLLLLLAVGYAAQHFWLGRPQAVSVPAATVRPVARSVSQPELARSELAQSESTQSESAQSEPAGQAESATQADPAPPAKPEPAAPRSGAPGSSAPALAPVVVDVAGRVTHPGIRTLAGGSRVADALSAAGGALPGVDTDGLNLARVLVDGEQVLVGAPSPPVVGRPPPSGPKPPVSLNRATLDQLDALPGVGPVLAQHILDFRSSHGPFRSVDQLRQISGIGERKLTQLKPLLTP, encoded by the coding sequence ATGAAAGGCCTGCACGCTCCCATCACCTCCCGCCGCCGCGAAGCCGCCGAGCTTTCCCGCAGTCGGCTGGCGGTCCTCCTCGCGCCCGGGCCGCCGGGGCTCGGGCCGCCTGGGCCGGACTCCGGCGCCTTCCCGTCGACGGTTCCTGAAACCGATGTTCCTGCGGGTGCCGTTTCCGTCGAGGCTGTTTCCGTCGATGCCGATGCCGATGCCGATGCCGATGGCGATGTCGATGCCGCTGTCGGAGTCGGCAGCGGCGGTGCTGTCGACGCCGACCTGCCGGACGGTTGGCCGCACGGCTACGGGCGCTGGGTGGGCCGCCGCCGATCTACCCCCGGTCCTGTTCCTGCTTCCGCTTCCGCTTCCGTTGCCCCGAACCCGGCCGCGCCGCTCGACGCTCTCGCCGCTCCCTCGGCTGAACACACCCGCAACACCGGGCGGTTCCGGCTCCGCCTGCCCGGCGCCCTCCACTCGCTGCTCTGGGTGGACCGCAAGGCGGCGCTCGGCCTGCTGCTCCTGCTCCTGCTCGCCGTCGGCTATGCGGCACAGCATTTCTGGCTCGGCCGACCACAGGCCGTAAGCGTCCCGGCGGCCACGGTCAGGCCGGTGGCTCGCTCGGTCTCCCAGCCTGAACTCGCTCGGTCCGAACTCGCCCAGTCCGAGTCCACTCAGTCCGAGTCCGCCCAGTCCGAGCCCGCTGGTCAGGCGGAGTCGGCGACCCAGGCCGACCCGGCGCCACCAGCGAAACCGGAGCCCGCCGCCCCGCGGAGCGGCGCACCCGGGAGCAGCGCCCCCGCCCTCGCCCCCGTCGTGGTCGACGTGGCCGGCCGCGTCACGCACCCGGGCATCCGTACCCTCGCGGGCGGCTCGCGGGTGGCCGACGCGCTCAGCGCGGCCGGCGGCGCGCTGCCCGGGGTGGACACCGACGGGCTCAACCTGGCCCGGGTGCTGGTCGATGGTGAGCAGGTCCTGGTCGGCGCGCCCTCCCCGCCGGTCGTCGGTCGGCCGCCGCCGTCAGGTCCGAAGCCCCCGGTCAGCCTCAATCGCGCGACCTTGGACCAGCTTGACGCGCTGCCCGGCGTCGGACCTGTCCTGGCTCAGCACATCCTCGACTTCCGCAGCTCGCACGGCCCGTTCCGCTCGGTCGACCAGCTCCGTCAGATCAGCGGGATCGGCGAACGCAAGCTCACCCAGCTCAAACCGTTGCTCACGCCCTGA